In the Streptomyces spororaveus genome, GCCCCGGCCTTGGTCTCCAGGACGGCCCGGAGCCCGTCGAGGTCGAACGCGTCGGAGAAATCGCCGGACCCCGTGTACGGGGTCCGCAGCACCAGCATGGCGAGGGTGGCCGCGGTCAGGGTGACCCAGGCGCGCACGACGAGTTTCTGGAGCGGCCGTTCGGCGGCGCCCCGGCGCCAGCACAGCAGGATGAAGGCGGCGCCGCCGACGAGGACGGTGAAGCCGGCGTAGGCGGCGTAGCGGGCGATCCCGTACGCGATACCGACGGGTCCGCCACCCGCCTGCGCGGTGGGCAGGGTGACATCGGTGGCGGAGGGCGCGCCGATGGAGAACGTGAGGGCGCCGGAGATCGGATGGCTGTCGGCCGAGACGGCCTGCCAGGCGACGGTGTAGGTGCCGTTTGGCAGTCCGGTGTGCAGCGCGGTGCCGTAGCGGACGGTGTTCCCGCTGCACATGTCGCGCAGCTCACCGGTGTCCACGCGTCTGCCCTGGGGGTCGAGGACGCGGAGGGAGTCGTCGCCCATGGCCACCTGCTCCGAGAAGGAGAGCGTGACCTGGGCGGGGGCCGTGGCGACCACCGCCCCGTCCGCGGGGTCGCTCGCGGTGAGTGCGGCGTGCGCCGTGGCCGGTGAGGCCGCGGTGAACAGGGTCGCCAGCAGCGCTGCGAGGACCAGCGCGAGCCGCGGCAGGAGCGCCGCGGCACGGGCATGGGCCGTGGAGGGGGCGGTGGCCGTCATGGCGTGTCAGCTCCTCGATCCGTCAGTGGGCGTGGCCGGACGCAGTGCTCGGAGCCTGGGCGTTGTACGTCCGGTCCTTCACGTCCAGTTCGACCTTGACCGGACCGGCCTTCTCGAAACGGAGCTCGACGGTGACCTTGTCGCCGATCTTGGGCGTGCTCTTGAGCCCCATGAACATGATGTGGCTGCCACCGCGCTCCAGCCGGAGCTCGCCGTTCGCAGGGACGTCCATCGACTGGACCTGCTGCATCTTCTGGTCCTTGGTCTCGTGGATCTGGAGATCGTCGGAGAGCGAGGAGGTGGCGCCGGTGAGCTTGTCGGCGGTCCCGGAACCGTT is a window encoding:
- a CDS encoding copper chaperone PCu(A)C translates to MNARTTRTFAAALSLTAALAISGCSGEAEPKMTVSGAFMPQPVNDKMAGGFLVIKNGSGTADKLTGATSSLSDDLQIHETKDQKMQQVQSMDVPANGELRLERGGSHIMFMGLKSTPKIGDKVTVELRFEKAGPVKVELDVKDRTYNAQAPSTASGHAH